A window of the Streptomyces luomodiensis genome harbors these coding sequences:
- a CDS encoding SUKH-4 family immunity protein, whose product MVTFAQAQERAELWINGDVPAYQQREARVREFDLGFVVWAEDRPDGPVSGRGAEGARMVIARDSGETTLWPGLPVGEVIRRYEERYGTTDGTRDESTSGRQQRIDLNATSFLLTPPEWLLEAADARNRPGQGSEAESDGEAADASASASGSSAPSASSAGVADSGAPSSPSVPSAPSSQGDDWPSAGGAQGRGGAVDDWPSDGVARPLAADGPQDAPPVPGAPSTPGAPPASGGASPWAPPAPDAGTPASGSPAGGPATPGGGTPWAGTDIKGDDDDDRSVAPPATVFAPPLAGSDDEDTPAPGVRPDAKTELMSAGSALPPTAIAPSLDFPEQQGGSGTGTGAGSRAGDIADEATHKAGGTTPPPPGAPSAPGARPGSDPTPPPAPSGPGAPGAPAGGYVPTQLVSQLSPDDGPPGPAGPPGAPGAPGAPGGQTPPPPGAPGAPAGGVHAAATMLAGPGGAPQQQTPPPGAPQPPGPPGPPGAPGAPGAPGGGQAPPPPGAPGTPAGGVHAAATMLAGPGGQPAPGAPGAPGGPGYPAPSGPQPPGPPGVPGAGGPQTPPPPPGAAAPPYPGPAGAPGAPGAPGMPPPSGAPVQGVAPPGGMPAPGMAPPPGYAYPPPPPNQPTVGPGYMAVLRYRAPDGSEQQLIRRSAPGTPHPEWQILHELRAMNVPPQQVLELHTELESCDLPGGYCARMIRESWPQVRISHTAPYGRDHATRQQGVRHLLEHQDELAQVADGPARPGPNRVPLPHPSQVQPIPPVPPEGLAHELGQAFGPQGIFRFDQRAVSRMGVPDVVAQTLVWAGLPADFGPFFWAQAQPGRPVPTLAELAAERGVQPAPDAGSYLVMGNDFGRQLCVQYGTANIVAVPLEAAPQPVPPQFVNTGLPEFVRCMALLGRMWRLRYGLTPEQAGRWTVDFQAQLAGLDPAALSAPDNWWAVLLEQMWDGLL is encoded by the coding sequence ATGGTGACCTTCGCACAGGCGCAGGAGCGCGCGGAACTCTGGATCAACGGCGATGTGCCGGCCTATCAGCAGCGCGAGGCGCGGGTCCGGGAGTTCGACCTGGGCTTCGTGGTCTGGGCCGAGGACCGCCCGGACGGGCCGGTTTCGGGCCGGGGGGCCGAGGGCGCGCGGATGGTGATCGCCCGCGACAGCGGTGAGACCACGCTGTGGCCGGGGCTGCCGGTGGGTGAGGTGATCCGCCGTTACGAGGAGCGGTACGGCACGACCGACGGCACCCGTGACGAGTCCACCAGCGGGCGGCAGCAGCGCATCGACTTGAACGCGACGTCCTTCCTGCTCACTCCGCCGGAGTGGTTGCTGGAGGCGGCGGACGCGAGGAACCGGCCCGGTCAGGGGTCGGAGGCGGAGTCCGACGGGGAGGCGGCCGATGCTTCCGCGTCGGCTTCGGGCTCGTCGGCTCCCTCTGCTTCTTCTGCGGGTGTCGCTGATTCGGGCGCTCCGTCCTCCCCTTCTGTCCCTTCTGCCCCTTCTTCCCAGGGGGACGACTGGCCGTCGGCCGGTGGGGCGCAGGGCCGAGGTGGGGCCGTGGACGACTGGCCGTCCGACGGTGTCGCCCGCCCTCTCGCGGCCGACGGGCCGCAGGACGCCCCGCCCGTTCCTGGCGCTCCGTCCACGCCTGGCGCCCCGCCCGCGTCCGGTGGGGCGAGCCCGTGGGCCCCGCCCGCGCCGGACGCCGGGACGCCCGCATCGGGCAGCCCGGCCGGCGGTCCGGCCACGCCCGGCGGCGGTACGCCGTGGGCCGGGACGGACATCAAGGGCGACGATGACGACGACCGTTCGGTCGCCCCGCCCGCCACGGTCTTCGCCCCGCCGCTGGCGGGCTCCGACGACGAGGACACCCCGGCGCCGGGTGTCCGGCCCGACGCCAAGACCGAGTTGATGTCCGCGGGCAGTGCGCTGCCGCCCACGGCCATCGCCCCGTCCCTCGACTTCCCGGAGCAGCAGGGCGGGTCCGGTACCGGCACGGGGGCCGGGTCCCGCGCGGGTGACATCGCGGACGAGGCCACCCACAAGGCGGGCGGCACGACGCCTCCGCCGCCCGGTGCGCCGAGTGCGCCCGGTGCCCGGCCGGGCTCGGACCCGACGCCTCCGCCCGCGCCGTCCGGCCCCGGTGCGCCCGGTGCTCCGGCCGGGGGGTACGTACCGACACAGCTGGTCTCGCAGCTCAGCCCCGATGACGGCCCTCCTGGCCCCGCTGGCCCCCCTGGTGCGCCCGGTGCGCCGGGTGCGCCTGGTGGGCAGACGCCGCCTCCGCCGGGTGCGCCGGGCGCGCCTGCCGGTGGGGTGCATGCCGCCGCGACGATGCTCGCGGGTCCGGGTGGTGCGCCACAGCAGCAGACCCCGCCTCCGGGCGCTCCGCAGCCGCCTGGTCCTCCCGGCCCCCCTGGTGCGCCTGGTGCGCCGGGTGCTCCTGGTGGTGGGCAGGCGCCGCCTCCGCCGGGTGCGCCGGGTACGCCTGCCGGTGGGGTGCATGCCGCCGCGACGATGCTCGCGGGTCCGGGTGGACAGCCGGCGCCCGGCGCACCGGGTGCGCCCGGTGGCCCCGGCTATCCGGCCCCGTCCGGCCCGCAGCCGCCTGGCCCACCCGGTGTCCCCGGTGCGGGTGGTCCGCAGACGCCGCCGCCTCCGCCGGGTGCGGCCGCACCCCCGTATCCGGGACCCGCCGGCGCGCCGGGCGCGCCGGGTGCTCCCGGTATGCCTCCGCCCTCCGGTGCTCCCGTCCAGGGGGTCGCGCCGCCCGGGGGTATGCCCGCGCCGGGGATGGCGCCGCCGCCCGGCTACGCGTATCCGCCGCCGCCCCCGAATCAGCCGACCGTGGGGCCCGGCTATATGGCGGTGCTGCGCTACCGTGCGCCGGACGGCTCCGAGCAGCAGCTCATCCGCCGTTCGGCGCCCGGCACCCCGCATCCGGAGTGGCAGATCCTGCATGAGCTGCGGGCGATGAACGTGCCGCCGCAGCAGGTGCTGGAGCTCCACACCGAGCTGGAGTCCTGTGATCTGCCGGGTGGTTACTGCGCCCGGATGATCCGGGAGAGCTGGCCGCAGGTGCGGATCAGTCACACCGCTCCGTACGGGCGTGATCACGCCACCCGTCAGCAGGGTGTGCGTCATCTGCTGGAGCACCAGGACGAGTTGGCCCAGGTGGCGGACGGCCCGGCCCGTCCGGGGCCGAACCGGGTGCCGCTGCCGCACCCCAGTCAGGTGCAGCCGATTCCGCCGGTGCCGCCGGAGGGGCTGGCGCATGAGCTGGGCCAGGCGTTCGGGCCGCAGGGCATCTTCCGCTTCGATCAGCGCGCGGTGTCGCGGATGGGTGTTCCGGACGTGGTGGCGCAGACGCTGGTGTGGGCGGGGCTGCCGGCCGACTTCGGTCCGTTCTTCTGGGCGCAGGCCCAGCCGGGCCGCCCGGTGCCGACGCTCGCGGAGCTGGCGGCGGAGCGCGGGGTGCAGCCCGCGCCGGACGCGGGTTCGTACCTGGTCATGGGCAATGACTTCGGCCGTCAGCTGTGTGTGCAGTACGGCACGGCGAACATCGTGGCGGTGCCGTTGGAGGCGGCGCCCCAGCCGGTGCCGCCGCAGTTCGTGAACACCGGGCTGCCGGAGTTCGTGCGGTGCATGGCGCTGCTGGGCCGGATGTGGCGGCTGCGCTACGGGCTGACGCCGGAGCAGGCGGGCCGTTGGACGGTGGACTTCCAGGCGCAGCTGGCGGGTCTGGACCCGGCGGCGCTGTCCGCTCCGGACAACTGGTGGGCGGTGCTGCTGGAGCAGATGTGGGACGGCCTGCTCTGA
- a CDS encoding YwqJ-related putative deaminase translates to MHITQSNGGGSGATLTAGDPRLRWSSVDPDAGPPPLRHRRDGILPAVAAALSVRGETLTCTGGKADQPPTLHPLVQDFLDALASGQRERFTGRCPEVILLSRHLANVEANRSKRASRKPLTQSEARRSLKQAKLTTRRIREAGDPQHGSYAPPCLSCTALLAHFGVRVVGETT, encoded by the coding sequence ATGCACATCACGCAGAGCAACGGAGGCGGCAGCGGCGCCACCCTCACGGCCGGCGACCCCCGGCTGAGATGGAGCAGCGTCGACCCCGACGCCGGCCCGCCGCCGCTCCGCCACCGCCGCGACGGTATCCTGCCCGCCGTCGCGGCCGCGCTGTCCGTCCGCGGCGAGACGCTGACCTGCACCGGAGGCAAGGCCGACCAGCCACCCACGCTCCACCCACTGGTCCAGGACTTCCTCGACGCCCTCGCCAGCGGCCAGCGCGAACGATTCACCGGACGCTGCCCCGAGGTGATCCTCCTCTCCCGGCACCTGGCGAACGTCGAGGCCAACCGCTCCAAGCGCGCCTCCCGTAAACCGCTCACCCAGAGTGAGGCCCGCCGCTCCCTCAAACAGGCCAAGCTCACCACCCGCCGGATCCGGGAAGCGGGCGACCCCCAGCACGGCAGCTACGCCCCGCCGTGCCTGTCCTGCACCGCGCTGCTGGCCCACTTCGGCGTACGGGTGGTGGGTGAGACCACGTGA
- a CDS encoding cellulose-binding protein, with the protein MGASVSPHGFTIVGGRGRGYRPAQVDHYVAELSEARDAAWERAARLTVLANELTAEAERLREVIAQLAPQTYESLGDRAQLILMAAEEEVVCLRAAAEASAQEEWEAAQTAARAVRDAARDEAEQIREAAEAAARVIVESAQVDVDELRSASRQDAKEWRSQALAELKEMHQRVAGILAEQEREHAERWEAAGREMAERDNAMTARLAQLEEYAQATLADAKREYGMAEQAARLRKEDAQAQAAEIIAQARAREERLARETERTLREHVERREELRAHLEHVRGSLAALTGKPVSEDAAATQRTDP; encoded by the coding sequence ATGGGCGCATCGGTGTCACCTCATGGCTTCACCATCGTCGGCGGGCGGGGTCGTGGCTACCGTCCCGCGCAGGTCGACCACTATGTGGCCGAGCTGTCCGAGGCGCGGGACGCGGCGTGGGAGCGTGCCGCGCGCCTCACCGTGCTGGCCAATGAGCTGACCGCCGAGGCGGAGCGGCTGCGCGAGGTGATCGCCCAACTGGCCCCCCAGACCTATGAGTCGCTCGGCGACCGGGCCCAGCTGATCCTGATGGCGGCCGAGGAGGAGGTCGTCTGTCTGCGGGCGGCGGCCGAGGCGTCGGCGCAGGAGGAGTGGGAGGCCGCGCAGACCGCGGCCCGTGCGGTGCGGGACGCCGCCCGTGACGAGGCCGAACAGATCCGCGAGGCCGCCGAGGCGGCGGCGCGCGTCATCGTGGAGTCGGCCCAGGTGGACGTGGACGAGTTGCGGTCCGCGTCGCGTCAGGACGCCAAGGAGTGGCGGAGCCAGGCGCTCGCGGAGCTGAAGGAGATGCATCAGCGCGTCGCCGGGATCCTGGCCGAGCAGGAGCGGGAGCACGCCGAGCGCTGGGAGGCGGCGGGCCGGGAGATGGCCGAGCGGGACAACGCGATGACGGCCCGGCTGGCCCAGTTGGAGGAGTACGCCCAGGCGACGCTCGCCGACGCCAAGCGGGAGTACGGGATGGCCGAGCAGGCCGCGCGGCTGCGGAAGGAGGACGCGCAGGCGCAGGCGGCGGAGATCATCGCGCAGGCGCGGGCCCGGGAGGAGCGTCTGGCGCGGGAGACGGAGCGGACGCTGCGTGAGCATGTGGAGCGGCGTGAGGAGCTCAGGGCGCATCTGGAACATGTGCGGGGCAGCCTGGCGGCACTGACCGGCAAGCCGGTGTCGGAGGACGCGGCGGCCACACAGCGCACCGACCCCTGA
- a CDS encoding MDR family MFS transporter translates to MDADPRPSAPQPTPESPAPRGRRPVAAALMLGMALTALDSTIISTAVPQIVGDLGGFSVFSWLFSGYLLAVTVSLPLYGKLSDTFGRKPILLAGIVVFLIGSLLCAGAWNMGTLIASRIVQGLGGGALQGTIQVIAADLYPLKERPKIQARLSSVWALSSVAGPAIGGVLAGYADWRWIFLINLPVGALALALIARHLHEPRRHRNGRPKVDWAGALGVFLSGGLLLTALVQGGVAWSWLSAPSLALLGATAVCAAATVWIERRAAEPIIPGWVWRRRTISAVNLAFGALGLLMIAPTVFLPTYAQSVLGLGPIPAGFVLSTMTLSWPIAAALSSRVYNRVGFRRCAITGMTAATLILAAFPFLPYPGAAWQPALIMLLLGGALGLFQLPLIIGVQSSVEWAERGTATASILFCRQVGQSVGAALFGAIANAALATRLTDAPDAIRPGLPDDLDSISRALEHPGTLTDQAADYLRRAVDTAVDHVYLGSATAALLALLALVFLAPRRFPIRTEAETEPES, encoded by the coding sequence ATGGACGCGGACCCCAGGCCATCCGCACCCCAGCCGACCCCCGAGTCCCCCGCCCCCCGCGGCCGCCGCCCCGTCGCCGCCGCCCTGATGCTCGGCATGGCGCTCACCGCGCTCGACTCGACCATCATCTCCACCGCCGTACCGCAGATCGTCGGCGACCTCGGCGGCTTCTCCGTCTTCTCCTGGCTCTTCTCCGGCTATCTGCTCGCCGTCACCGTCTCCCTGCCGCTGTACGGCAAGCTCTCCGACACCTTCGGCCGCAAACCCATCCTGCTCGCGGGCATCGTGGTCTTCCTCATCGGCTCGCTGCTGTGCGCCGGCGCCTGGAACATGGGCACCCTCATCGCCTCCCGGATCGTCCAGGGGCTGGGCGGCGGGGCGCTCCAGGGCACCATCCAGGTCATCGCCGCCGACCTCTACCCGCTCAAGGAACGCCCGAAGATCCAGGCCAGGCTCTCCTCCGTCTGGGCACTCTCCTCCGTGGCCGGTCCCGCGATCGGCGGAGTGCTCGCCGGATACGCCGACTGGCGCTGGATCTTCCTCATCAACCTGCCGGTCGGCGCCCTGGCGCTCGCCCTGATCGCCCGCCACCTGCACGAACCACGACGGCACCGGAACGGCCGCCCGAAGGTCGACTGGGCCGGGGCGCTGGGCGTATTCCTCAGCGGCGGACTGCTGCTGACCGCCCTCGTCCAGGGCGGAGTCGCCTGGAGCTGGCTGTCCGCCCCGTCACTGGCCCTGCTCGGCGCCACCGCGGTCTGCGCCGCGGCGACCGTATGGATCGAACGGCGCGCCGCCGAACCGATCATCCCCGGCTGGGTCTGGCGCCGCCGCACGATCTCGGCGGTCAACCTCGCCTTCGGCGCGCTCGGCCTGCTGATGATCGCCCCGACCGTCTTCCTGCCCACCTACGCCCAGTCGGTGCTGGGACTCGGACCGATACCGGCCGGATTCGTCCTGTCCACGATGACGCTGAGCTGGCCGATCGCGGCCGCGCTCAGCAGCCGCGTCTACAACCGCGTCGGCTTCCGGCGCTGCGCCATCACCGGTATGACGGCCGCCACGCTGATCCTGGCCGCCTTCCCGTTCCTCCCCTACCCGGGCGCCGCCTGGCAGCCCGCGCTGATCATGCTGCTGCTCGGGGGCGCCCTCGGACTCTTCCAGCTGCCGCTGATCATCGGGGTGCAGTCATCCGTCGAATGGGCCGAACGCGGCACCGCCACCGCCTCCATCCTCTTCTGCCGCCAGGTCGGCCAAAGCGTCGGCGCGGCCCTCTTCGGCGCCATCGCCAACGCCGCCCTGGCCACCCGGCTCACCGACGCCCCCGACGCCATCCGGCCCGGACTGCCCGACGACCTGGACTCGATCTCCCGCGCCCTGGAACACCCCGGCACCCTCACCGACCAGGCCGCCGACTACCTGCGGCGCGCCGTGGACACCGCCGTCGACCACGTCTACCTGGGCTCGGCGACCGCCGCCCTACTGGCCCTGCTGGCCCTGGTCTTCCTGGCCCCGCGCCGCTTCCCGATCCGCACGGAAGCGGAGACCGAGCCGGAATCCTGA
- a CDS encoding HNH endonuclease, producing MTTGRLGQHAAPPNTAYAGQVVHFPDPVRAARHPKGVRMDENGFPDFSPYARAAAEIAEPPEGFGVDELRLTDYVSANAALHAAGHELWNGSSSVATPHGWTWHHVAGTRRLELIPVEVKALLRHHAGVATALVDQEKRGTRPLQETRPIHIGLPVRGISVTEEQVLGVEEDLGYRLPESYRAFLKAAGGCAPVGTALDPELGLLIDQPFFTVRDAAAVNDLVYINKCLRDHFTKDYLGVCFVQGGVIAVKVKGDAIGSVWFCAYDDARDRDGWTVQERVERLMLPCGEDFDAFLLRLAGNAPELETVANLMVDGGFAYAVPVEG from the coding sequence ATGACGACAGGTCGGCTCGGGCAGCATGCCGCGCCACCGAACACGGCCTACGCCGGGCAGGTCGTGCATTTCCCGGACCCCGTCCGGGCCGCCCGACACCCCAAGGGCGTCCGGATGGACGAAAACGGCTTCCCGGACTTTTCGCCGTATGCGCGCGCGGCCGCCGAAATCGCCGAGCCTCCGGAGGGGTTCGGCGTGGACGAGCTTCGGCTGACGGACTACGTCTCGGCGAACGCGGCGCTGCACGCCGCCGGCCACGAGCTGTGGAACGGGTCGTCGTCGGTGGCCACCCCGCACGGCTGGACCTGGCACCATGTGGCCGGCACCCGCCGCCTGGAGCTGATTCCGGTCGAGGTCAAGGCGTTGCTGCGGCATCACGCCGGGGTCGCGACGGCGCTGGTCGACCAGGAGAAGCGGGGTACGCGCCCGTTGCAGGAGACCCGGCCGATCCATATCGGTCTGCCGGTGCGGGGTATTTCGGTCACCGAGGAGCAGGTGCTCGGTGTCGAGGAGGACCTCGGTTACCGGCTGCCCGAGTCCTACCGTGCCTTTCTGAAGGCGGCGGGCGGCTGCGCGCCGGTCGGCACGGCGCTGGACCCGGAGCTGGGGCTGCTGATCGACCAGCCGTTCTTCACGGTGCGCGACGCGGCGGCGGTCAACGACCTCGTCTATATCAACAAGTGTCTGCGTGACCACTTCACCAAGGACTATCTGGGCGTCTGCTTCGTCCAGGGCGGTGTGATCGCGGTCAAGGTGAAGGGGGACGCGATCGGCTCGGTGTGGTTCTGCGCGTACGACGACGCGCGGGACCGCGACGGCTGGACGGTCCAGGAGCGGGTGGAGCGGCTGATGCTGCCGTGCGGCGAGGACTTCGACGCCTTCCTGCTCCGGCTGGCGGGCAATGCGCCGGAGCTGGAGACCGTGGCGAACCTGATGGTGGACGGCGGATTCGCGTACGCCGTCCCGGTGGAGGGGTGA
- a CDS encoding SUKH-3 domain-containing protein, giving the protein MDSTRFPVAVDAALREAGWQPGRWDIQRAETWADTLLAHSSPAGHRHTVFPAAVEAWAEFGGLHIQPPGAGREIAPTPFRIDPLHGLHCARTLGDLGRALETEVCPLGEEADGQALLTIDTQGRVYSLDHTGDWYLGPNLDAALNTLVTGALPARLTRA; this is encoded by the coding sequence ATGGACTCCACCCGCTTCCCCGTCGCCGTCGACGCCGCCCTGCGCGAAGCGGGCTGGCAGCCCGGCCGCTGGGACATACAACGCGCCGAGACCTGGGCCGACACCCTCCTCGCCCACTCCTCCCCCGCGGGCCACCGGCACACCGTCTTCCCGGCGGCGGTCGAGGCATGGGCGGAGTTCGGCGGACTGCACATCCAGCCCCCCGGCGCCGGCCGCGAAATCGCCCCCACCCCCTTCCGCATCGACCCGCTGCACGGCCTCCACTGCGCCCGCACCCTCGGCGACCTGGGCCGGGCCCTGGAAACCGAGGTCTGCCCCCTGGGCGAGGAAGCCGACGGACAAGCACTGCTGACCATCGACACGCAAGGACGCGTCTACAGCCTCGACCACACCGGCGACTGGTACCTCGGTCCCAACCTGGACGCCGCCCTCAACACCCTCGTCACCGGCGCCCTCCCGGCCAGACTGACCCGCGCCTGA